The Prochlorococcus marinus str. MIT 9301 genome window below encodes:
- a CDS encoding ABC transporter ATP-binding protein has protein sequence MVNKFWFEAKNINCFKNGFRVFKDLNLKIAYSENVILIGPNGSGKSSLIEIINRNIYPVVASESKLKIFNKELINLWELRNKISTVNNDIKNRINPNLQVFDLILSGLHGRYCYIENKSERDSYRVERIIKKMNISNLSKKNFSYLSDGEKQISLIARALIKKPEILILDEPISNLDYKSKFFVIDKVNELSKLKTKILCVTHDISTITKIYDRVIMLKEGKIIADGDQNKVINSENLNKLFGIQVEVTNNNGVWNINRLSK, from the coding sequence GTGGTTAATAAATTTTGGTTTGAGGCAAAAAATATAAATTGTTTTAAAAATGGCTTTAGAGTATTTAAAGATTTAAATTTAAAGATAGCGTATTCAGAAAATGTAATATTAATTGGACCAAATGGTTCAGGGAAATCATCCCTAATTGAAATAATTAATAGGAACATATATCCAGTAGTAGCTAGTGAATCGAAACTGAAGATATTTAACAAAGAACTTATAAATTTATGGGAACTAAGAAATAAAATAAGTACCGTAAATAATGATATAAAAAATAGAATAAATCCAAATTTACAAGTTTTTGATTTAATTTTAAGTGGGCTACATGGAAGATATTGTTACATAGAAAATAAATCTGAAAGAGATTCTTATAGGGTTGAAAGAATCATCAAAAAAATGAATATTTCTAATTTATCTAAAAAGAATTTTTCCTATTTATCAGATGGAGAAAAACAAATTTCCCTCATTGCAAGGGCATTAATCAAAAAGCCTGAAATCTTAATCTTAGATGAACCAATTTCAAATTTAGATTATAAATCAAAGTTTTTTGTAATTGATAAAGTTAATGAATTATCAAAATTAAAAACTAAAATTTTATGCGTCACTCATGATATTTCAACGATTACAAAAATTTATGACCGGGTCATAATGCTAAAAGAAGGCAAAATAATCGCTGATGGAGATCAAAATAAGGTTATAAATAGTGAAAATCTTAATAAGTTATTTGGTATTCAAGTAGAGGTAACTAATAATAATGGAGTTTGGAATATAAACAGATTATCTAAATAA
- a CDS encoding Rieske (2Fe-2S) protein, which translates to MENRQINFFKSKDFNTVLKPFKKGTVVKIDSFDIRENQKELNIGLFGWYAICPSKELKKNKLYYFSLYDEPLVLYRDENKNVRCIKNICPHRGASFFGGTLSGGVITCPYHGAKFSSGGSCQNLDRITCRHIVDNNYDNYAKRIHLSQYKTSEKNGYIFVHFSKKSETDLNNINEDTPVSNYELYENGFAHKDYVFEEVLVDFKCDWSRIIENHLDILHIFWVHGDTIPDKDVNKNVLVSFNQKININPKYIESIYYYKNDPTKEFIRIKYIPPGRILIYKGDPSSSRYLQVLDHIPLGKNKARVIVRHYRKFLQNKLLNNLLLFKETQRKIFYKIFDEDYMILKTQTYNHDMGFISKDEIKLLGEDRIINYFWKWYKRSEDNDKPWKNNNKTQNLDVYDKVILKYPPEIKKLEIANNIDIIRKTIVRFAAPLIFFMLII; encoded by the coding sequence ATGGAAAACAGACAAATTAATTTTTTTAAATCAAAAGACTTTAATACCGTTCTTAAGCCATTTAAAAAAGGAACGGTAGTAAAAATTGACTCGTTTGATATTAGAGAAAATCAAAAAGAATTAAATATAGGTTTATTTGGTTGGTATGCAATTTGTCCCTCTAAAGAACTAAAAAAAAATAAGCTTTATTATTTTTCACTCTATGATGAGCCGCTTGTTCTTTATAGAGATGAAAATAAAAACGTAAGGTGTATTAAAAATATTTGTCCACACCGAGGAGCCTCCTTTTTTGGAGGAACATTATCAGGTGGAGTAATAACCTGCCCATATCATGGAGCTAAGTTTTCATCTGGAGGAAGTTGCCAAAATCTCGACAGAATAACATGTCGCCATATAGTTGATAATAACTACGATAACTACGCTAAAAGAATTCATTTATCTCAATACAAAACCTCAGAAAAAAATGGATATATTTTTGTACATTTTTCTAAAAAATCTGAGACTGATTTAAATAACATAAATGAAGATACACCTGTAAGTAACTACGAATTATATGAAAATGGATTTGCACATAAGGATTATGTCTTTGAGGAGGTATTAGTTGACTTTAAATGTGATTGGTCAAGGATTATTGAAAATCACCTAGATATTCTTCATATCTTTTGGGTTCATGGCGATACAATTCCTGATAAAGATGTGAATAAAAACGTACTTGTTAGTTTTAACCAGAAAATTAATATTAATCCCAAATACATTGAAAGTATTTATTATTACAAGAATGACCCTACAAAAGAATTTATTCGGATAAAATACATACCTCCAGGAAGGATATTAATCTACAAAGGTGATCCTTCCTCATCAAGATATTTACAAGTTTTAGATCATATTCCTCTAGGAAAAAACAAAGCAAGAGTAATAGTAAGACACTATAGGAAATTTCTACAAAATAAACTACTTAATAACCTCTTATTATTTAAAGAGACTCAAAGAAAGATTTTTTATAAGATATTTGATGAGGATTATATGATTTTAAAAACACAAACATATAATCACGATATGGGATTTATTAGTAAGGATGAAATAAAATTATTGGGAGAAGATAGAATAATAAATTATTTTTGGAAGTGGTACAAGAGGTCTGAAGATAATGATAAACCATGGAAAAATAATAACAAAACCCAAAATCTTGATGTATATGACAAAGTGATATTGAAATATCCTCCTGAGATAAAGAAGTTAGAAATTGCAAATAATATAGATATTATTAGAAAAACAATCGTAAGATTTGCTGCTCCGCTTATATTTTTCATGTTAATAATATAA
- the urtE gene encoding urea ABC transporter ATP-binding subunit UrtE — protein sequence MKNLLEIKSLNTYYGESHILRDVDLNVQTGEMVCLIGRNGVGKTTLLKSLIGLLRQKKGDIYLIGENINRKAPHQRARKGMAYVPQGREIIPYLSVEENLMLGMESLPGGLSKNKKIDPFIYDLFPILKDFLQRKGGDLSGGQQQQLAIARALLGKPKLLLLDEPTEGIQPNIVLDIENAINQIIKDTGIGVLLVEQHLHFVRQANRYYAMQRGGIVASGNTSELSQAVIDKFLSV from the coding sequence ATGAAAAACTTACTGGAAATCAAGTCATTGAATACATATTATGGCGAAAGTCATATTCTCAGAGATGTAGATTTAAATGTTCAAACAGGAGAAATGGTTTGTTTGATTGGAAGAAATGGAGTTGGCAAGACAACTTTATTGAAATCACTTATTGGTTTGTTAAGACAAAAAAAAGGCGATATTTATTTGATTGGCGAAAATATCAATAGAAAAGCACCTCATCAGAGGGCGAGGAAAGGAATGGCTTACGTTCCTCAAGGGAGAGAAATTATTCCATACCTATCAGTTGAAGAGAATCTTATGCTAGGAATGGAGTCGCTGCCAGGTGGATTATCTAAGAATAAGAAAATAGATCCATTTATTTATGATCTCTTCCCAATTTTAAAAGATTTTCTACAAAGGAAAGGAGGCGATCTCAGTGGTGGACAACAACAGCAACTAGCTATTGCTAGAGCATTACTAGGCAAACCTAAACTACTATTACTTGACGAACCAACAGAAGGTATTCAGCCAAATATAGTTTTAGACATAGAAAATGCAATCAATCAGATAATTAAAGATACGGGAATTGGTGTTTTATTAGTTGAACAACACTTGCATTTTGTAAGACAAGCCAATAGATATTATGCGATGCAACGAGGAGGTATTGTTGCCAGCGGAAATACTAGTGAGTTGAGCCAAGCAGTTATAGATAAATTCTTAAGTGTTTAA
- the urtD gene encoding urea ABC transporter ATP-binding protein UrtD, giving the protein MNNKVLLNLIDITVSFEGFLALNKLNLNLKKGELRAVIGPNGAGKTTFLDVITGKVKPTKGEVIFKGKSLLGRKEHKIARLGVGRKFQSPRIFENLTVQENLEISVSTPKSPLNLINKNIKDEQLNEIERLMKIVNLAQKVDSKAGSLSHGQKQWLEIAMLVGQKPDLMLVDEPVAGLTDEETDLTADLLKSLSGENTVVVIDHDMEFIRRLDSNVSVLNQGTVLCEGTMETIQKDQKVIDVYLGRPEN; this is encoded by the coding sequence ATGAATAATAAAGTTCTTCTGAATTTAATAGATATTACTGTTAGTTTCGAGGGTTTTTTAGCTCTCAACAAACTTAATTTAAATTTAAAGAAAGGTGAATTAAGAGCTGTAATAGGACCCAACGGGGCAGGTAAAACCACATTTCTTGATGTAATAACTGGAAAGGTTAAGCCAACAAAAGGTGAAGTAATTTTTAAAGGAAAATCTTTACTAGGTAGAAAGGAACATAAGATTGCTCGACTTGGAGTGGGAAGAAAGTTCCAAAGTCCAAGAATCTTTGAAAATCTAACAGTACAAGAAAACCTTGAAATATCAGTGTCAACACCTAAAAGTCCCTTAAACCTTATAAATAAAAATATTAAGGATGAGCAGCTTAATGAGATTGAACGTCTTATGAAGATTGTCAATTTAGCTCAAAAAGTTGATTCTAAAGCTGGTTCTTTATCACATGGTCAAAAACAATGGCTCGAGATAGCCATGTTAGTAGGACAGAAGCCAGATTTAATGTTAGTTGATGAACCTGTTGCTGGTTTAACTGATGAAGAAACTGATCTTACTGCTGATTTATTAAAATCATTATCAGGAGAAAATACCGTAGTGGTAATAGATCACGATATGGAATTTATAAGAAGACTTGATAGTAATGTTTCAGTATTAAATCAAGGCACAGTATTATGCGAGGGGACAATGGAAACTATACAAAAGGATCAAAAAGTTATTGATGTTTATCTAGGAAGGCCGGAGAATTAG
- the urtC gene encoding urea ABC transporter permease subunit UrtC gives MSQSKFKFDKRIVLSFWIILLALIIAAPTLLPVFRLNLLGRYLSLSIVALGVDLIWGYTGLLSLGQGIFFALGGYCAAMFLQITSSSEFPNNIPEFFALYGVEKLPFFWEPFKSPIFTFFAIWIIPALVAGLIGFLVFRNRIKGVYFSILTQASLLVFFNFFNGQQKLINGTNGLKTDVTQLFGQMVGSESMQRIFFWITAILVIAAWFFAKWVVRGRFGNILIGIRDDEPRVRFTGYNPVIFKTIVFSIAGGLAGISGALYTVQSGIVSPQFMTVPFSIEMVIWVAVGGRGTLLGAILGAVFINYAKSLVSEALPASWMFIQGGLFILVVTALPEGVLGWIQGDGPRNLLQRFGLKRKIETYPSLEINNKEGNNE, from the coding sequence ATGTCTCAAAGTAAATTTAAATTTGATAAAAGAATAGTATTGTCATTCTGGATAATATTATTAGCTCTAATTATTGCAGCTCCAACCTTACTCCCTGTATTTAGACTAAATCTTCTTGGTAGATACTTATCTTTGTCAATAGTTGCTCTTGGTGTAGATCTTATCTGGGGATATACAGGTTTACTAAGTCTTGGACAAGGTATATTTTTTGCATTAGGTGGATATTGCGCAGCAATGTTTTTGCAAATAACAAGCTCTTCTGAATTCCCAAATAATATTCCTGAATTTTTTGCTTTATATGGTGTTGAAAAATTGCCTTTTTTCTGGGAACCGTTTAAATCGCCAATTTTCACCTTCTTCGCTATCTGGATAATTCCAGCATTGGTTGCGGGTTTAATTGGATTTCTAGTTTTCAGGAATCGAATCAAAGGGGTTTATTTTTCTATACTTACTCAAGCTTCTCTTCTTGTGTTCTTTAACTTCTTTAATGGACAACAAAAACTTATAAATGGAACAAATGGATTAAAAACAGATGTAACACAACTATTTGGTCAGATGGTAGGTTCTGAGTCCATGCAAAGAATATTCTTTTGGATAACAGCCATACTAGTAATAGCTGCATGGTTTTTTGCAAAGTGGGTAGTCAGAGGAAGATTTGGAAATATTCTTATAGGAATACGAGATGATGAACCAAGAGTTAGGTTTACAGGATATAACCCAGTTATATTCAAGACGATAGTATTTTCTATTGCTGGAGGTCTCGCTGGGATTTCGGGAGCTTTATATACTGTTCAGTCTGGAATAGTATCTCCTCAATTTATGACAGTTCCCTTTTCTATAGAAATGGTTATATGGGTTGCTGTTGGAGGTAGAGGAACTTTATTGGGAGCAATACTAGGAGCAGTTTTCATCAACTACGCAAAAAGTCTAGTAAGTGAAGCTTTACCTGCTAGCTGGATGTTTATCCAAGGAGGGTTATTTATCTTAGTTGTAACAGCTCTGCCAGAAGGAGTTTTAGGATGGATTCAAGGAGATGGTCCTAGGAATCTTCTTCAAAGATTTGGTTTAAAAAGGAAGATTGAAACCTATCCAAGCTTAGAAATTAACAATAAGGAGGGGAATAATGAATAA